A section of the Natronolimnobius sp. AArcel1 genome encodes:
- a CDS encoding YIP1 family protein, with the protein MIARLVTNPQAFVERQSKYPGIRTQSIIALLVGLAFAIRHAGTVAVIGDGYGHVSAPIAVLSLVELLLPFVIWGVVTVAIYYTARFVKGYFPPGLLFRLTGWGLVPLIAAGLIQSLGQLYALQGAQEPAEPSFSAFQYELEAYQSYTDSALGDPIFIAATVLAIPFVLYSGYIWATVVEEISDVSLREALYVSTVPTTLCLLWLASPFIL; encoded by the coding sequence ATGATTGCCCGTTTGGTAACAAATCCCCAGGCGTTCGTCGAGCGACAGTCAAAGTACCCCGGAATACGTACACAGAGCATCATTGCGTTGCTCGTTGGACTTGCATTCGCGATCAGACATGCAGGCACGGTCGCAGTGATCGGAGACGGGTATGGCCATGTTAGTGCACCAATTGCAGTGTTGTCGCTCGTCGAACTGCTTCTCCCGTTCGTCATCTGGGGCGTCGTAACCGTCGCGATTTACTACACTGCTCGGTTCGTGAAAGGCTACTTCCCGCCCGGGTTGCTCTTTCGACTCACCGGATGGGGACTCGTTCCGCTTATTGCCGCGGGACTCATTCAAAGTCTCGGCCAACTATACGCATTACAGGGTGCACAAGAGCCTGCTGAACCGTCGTTCTCGGCGTTTCAGTACGAACTCGAGGCGTACCAGAGCTATACTGATAGCGCACTCGGCGATCCGATATTCATCGCGGCAACAGTTCTGGCCATCCCGTTCGTCCTCTACAGCGGCTACATCTGGGCAACCGTCGTCGAAGAGATCAGTGACGTTTCGTTGCGGGAAGCGCTCTACGTCAGCACCGTACCCACGACACTGTGCCTGCTCTGGCTCGCCTCGCCGTTCATCCTCTAG
- a CDS encoding ABC transporter substrate-binding protein, giving the protein MSKDSPVVERVGSTRKRTVNRRQMLALTGTGAAGLLAGCFGGGDDSNGDGPDDLVSNEFVTTELAAQEDVQFNPFNITLPTEWSIGMPVFPQMAADSRTHGEYYPIGIREWTIDDEQVTAEVQDALSWHNGDPVTADDVVRSIRLAALANEPVEQYVDDPREDIYADGETTVILDLNDEYNPAPLIGDAFWEMPIFAHEELYGDIEQQYLDADSDDDVDDVSAEYAEMTVRADELEPYACGPFEVEDVDTQGAHFVKYDDYPWAEIQQTLEDDHGLDLSDYPDELNYERQFSRFFGERPALHQAAIQGDIDGGDGFEIDSQEELESEYPPESELNPIVGGWTDGFVFNLRDGEYADLWRDERVRQAFAHILNFDGINGQYHGDWGEVDREFSGMSPPMEEEGWVDDDWNDQLTTYDEDWDRAEELLLDAGLTEEDGEWYTPDGEPFEVPWSAPSTVQWQVDGMEYAASNLSEFGISSTVEVIEGTTYFGQTIPNLDYEIARGFIGFEDIVNGWELTWIRDDSEQEEDDPFANYISEPYGEPGIEVPPVGEPDSDDTIEVEPVELCDELLHTTDEERIQEITETLSWTFNQTVPKLPGGAGVYNWYMTQRWNYPDDFGEDPLAGLMPYTYTLPQIGAISAKTNDEYEY; this is encoded by the coding sequence ATGTCCAAAGATAGCCCTGTGGTCGAGCGTGTAGGCTCGACACGCAAGCGTACGGTCAATCGCCGACAGATGCTCGCACTAACTGGAACGGGTGCTGCCGGTTTACTCGCGGGTTGTTTCGGTGGGGGAGATGATTCGAACGGTGACGGACCAGATGACCTTGTTTCAAACGAGTTCGTCACGACTGAACTCGCCGCTCAAGAAGACGTCCAGTTCAATCCGTTCAATATCACTCTGCCAACGGAGTGGAGTATCGGAATGCCGGTTTTCCCGCAGATGGCAGCTGACTCTCGAACGCATGGAGAGTACTATCCAATTGGTATCCGTGAATGGACTATCGACGACGAGCAGGTGACGGCAGAAGTCCAGGATGCACTTAGTTGGCACAACGGCGATCCAGTAACAGCCGATGATGTTGTGCGTTCGATCAGGCTTGCAGCACTTGCTAACGAACCAGTCGAACAGTACGTCGACGATCCTCGAGAGGATATCTATGCCGATGGGGAGACGACCGTGATACTCGATCTCAACGACGAGTATAACCCTGCACCGCTTATCGGGGATGCCTTCTGGGAGATGCCGATTTTCGCCCACGAAGAGCTCTACGGTGACATCGAGCAACAGTACTTGGACGCAGACTCCGACGATGACGTGGACGATGTGAGCGCGGAATACGCGGAGATGACTGTCAGAGCTGACGAGTTAGAACCCTACGCGTGTGGGCCGTTTGAAGTCGAGGATGTCGACACGCAAGGCGCACACTTCGTCAAGTATGATGACTATCCATGGGCTGAAATCCAACAGACGTTGGAGGACGATCATGGGCTCGACCTCTCTGATTACCCTGACGAGTTGAATTACGAACGACAGTTCAGTCGCTTCTTCGGTGAACGTCCGGCGCTTCATCAGGCGGCAATTCAAGGCGACATCGACGGTGGTGACGGGTTCGAAATTGACAGCCAGGAGGAACTCGAGAGCGAGTATCCACCGGAATCTGAACTCAATCCTATCGTCGGTGGGTGGACCGACGGCTTCGTGTTTAATCTTCGTGACGGAGAGTACGCCGACCTGTGGCGCGATGAACGTGTTCGACAGGCATTTGCACACATCCTCAACTTCGATGGCATCAACGGCCAATACCACGGTGACTGGGGTGAAGTTGACCGTGAGTTTAGTGGTATGTCGCCACCGATGGAAGAAGAAGGGTGGGTTGATGATGACTGGAATGATCAACTGACAACCTATGATGAGGATTGGGACCGCGCCGAGGAACTGTTGCTGGATGCTGGCCTGACGGAAGAGGATGGCGAATGGTACACTCCTGATGGGGAACCGTTCGAGGTTCCGTGGTCGGCGCCATCGACGGTCCAATGGCAGGTCGATGGGATGGAGTACGCTGCATCGAACCTATCGGAGTTCGGTATCAGTTCGACTGTCGAAGTGATCGAGGGGACGACGTACTTCGGACAGACAATCCCGAATCTCGACTACGAGATTGCGCGTGGGTTCATTGGCTTCGAAGACATCGTCAACGGCTGGGAACTGACGTGGATTCGAGACGACTCTGAGCAAGAAGAAGACGACCCATTCGCGAACTACATCTCGGAGCCATACGGTGAACCCGGTATTGAGGTTCCGCCGGTAGGAGAACCCGATAGCGATGACACGATCGAAGTTGAGCCGGTTGAACTGTGTGATGAGTTGCTTCATACGACGGATGAGGAACGGATTCAGGAGATTACGGAAACGCTCTCGTGGACGTTCAATCAGACCGTCCCCAAACTGCCCGGTGGAGCCGGTGTGTACAACTGGTATATGACTCAGCGGTGGAACTACCCCGATGATTTCGGTGAAGATCCACTGGCTGGACTGATGCCATATACGTACACCCTCCCGCAAATCGGTGCGATATCGGCAAAGACTAACGACGAATACGAATATTAA
- a CDS encoding ABC transporter permease — protein sequence MVSTEYFIKRTAMAVATFYAVITLTFAMIRLMPGGPMDHMQAQMAGAGQDTAQVAAQVELYAAINPEEPLWQQYVDYVTSTMVGDLGTSTWYHDPVAEILGNAMPWTMFISIISMILIYLLGISIGAFMAYVEGSRFDVSWSGASILLTSVPFYVVAVVLLWYLGYNMSLFPTSGHYGSGIEEGFNIEFIGSVIHHGTLPIASLVLAGFGAVALQMRGNAIQILGEDYLRVARLRALSQRRIAIRYVARNAILPMYTAMMISLGTLFGSSIILEQIFQYPGVGYFMYQGISARDYPLMMGTFLFITAGVIIGVYIADLTYGYIDPRAGSGDRESF from the coding sequence ATGGTTTCAACTGAATACTTCATTAAACGCACCGCGATGGCCGTTGCGACGTTCTACGCCGTCATTACACTCACGTTTGCAATGATCCGGCTCATGCCGGGTGGTCCGATGGACCATATGCAAGCACAGATGGCAGGTGCAGGCCAGGACACCGCTCAAGTCGCTGCGCAAGTCGAACTGTACGCCGCAATCAATCCGGAAGAACCGCTCTGGCAACAGTACGTCGATTACGTGACCAGCACGATGGTCGGTGATCTCGGGACTTCAACGTGGTACCACGATCCCGTCGCCGAGATTCTTGGCAACGCAATGCCGTGGACGATGTTCATTTCGATCATCTCCATGATCCTGATCTACCTCCTCGGGATCAGCATCGGCGCGTTCATGGCGTACGTTGAGGGCTCACGATTCGACGTCTCCTGGTCTGGAGCGTCGATCCTTCTCACATCGGTCCCGTTCTACGTTGTCGCCGTTGTCCTCCTGTGGTACCTCGGCTACAATATGTCTCTCTTCCCGACGAGCGGTCACTACGGATCCGGTATCGAAGAGGGATTCAATATCGAGTTTATCGGAAGCGTGATCCACCACGGGACACTACCGATTGCTTCGCTTGTCTTGGCTGGATTCGGTGCTGTTGCCCTCCAAATGCGAGGGAACGCAATTCAGATCCTGGGTGAGGACTACCTCCGCGTTGCCCGATTGCGCGCACTGTCCCAGCGTCGTATTGCGATTCGCTACGTTGCACGAAACGCTATCTTGCCGATGTACACTGCCATGATGATCTCGCTTGGAACCCTCTTTGGCAGCTCGATTATCCTCGAGCAAATCTTCCAGTACCCCGGTGTTGGCTACTTCATGTACCAAGGAATCAGCGCTCGCGATTATCCGTTGATGATGGGGACGTTCCTCTTCATCACGGCGGGTGTGATCATCGGTGTCTACATCGCTGACCTCACATACGGTTACATTGATCCCCGTGCGGGGAGTGGTGATCGTGAATCGTTCTAA
- a CDS encoding ABC transporter permease: protein MNRSNDDSQGRDSPSDHETDLESLFESSDHSRSVSESDSDPETVTDGGVSPQQSLFETTADIERTRTDRYRRLFDEYVMAPGRILWNDWRAKFGFFLSSLFVITGLISWISTSRWWIFSEVTIVQQTFADDGEVLVGPFDSTYMTTYYGIPVWEHPLGTDGMGRDVFNQLVHATPAMLEMMFAGAIFSIVLATFWGVFSGYKGGSVDGFMMAVADVVMTIPGLPLVVVLAAIIEPTSPWVIGIILVVNAWAGFARSLRSEVLKLRRESYVEASRTIGISMPAIVTKDVLPNVMPLIVVNFVTTARNVIMASVGLYFLGLLPHTGLNWGVMMDNAYGQGAIYTTSMFHWFYAPMVTIVLLSLGLLLLGQGLDRIFNPRIRARHSESTSDEESTEEPADDVSVADQQQQGGL from the coding sequence GTGAATCGTTCTAACGACGACTCGCAAGGGCGAGATTCGCCGTCCGATCACGAAACGGATCTCGAGTCACTGTTCGAGAGCAGCGACCACTCTCGGTCGGTCTCGGAGTCAGACTCGGATCCAGAGACGGTAACCGACGGTGGTGTCTCTCCACAGCAGTCGTTATTCGAGACGACAGCGGACATCGAGCGGACGCGAACTGATCGCTACCGTCGGCTGTTCGACGAGTACGTCATGGCGCCCGGTCGAATCCTCTGGAATGATTGGCGCGCAAAGTTCGGCTTTTTCCTCTCGTCACTGTTCGTGATCACCGGGCTGATCTCGTGGATCTCGACGAGTCGCTGGTGGATCTTTTCGGAGGTGACCATCGTCCAGCAGACCTTCGCCGACGACGGCGAGGTGCTCGTGGGGCCGTTCGACTCGACGTACATGACCACGTACTACGGCATTCCAGTCTGGGAGCATCCGCTTGGGACTGACGGCATGGGTCGTGACGTCTTCAACCAACTCGTCCACGCAACACCGGCGATGCTCGAGATGATGTTCGCTGGGGCGATCTTTTCGATCGTGTTAGCAACGTTCTGGGGTGTGTTCTCCGGCTACAAGGGCGGCTCCGTCGATGGGTTCATGATGGCGGTCGCAGACGTCGTGATGACTATCCCTGGATTGCCACTGGTCGTCGTTCTCGCGGCGATTATTGAGCCGACCAGCCCATGGGTGATCGGTATTATCCTCGTGGTCAATGCCTGGGCTGGCTTTGCACGGTCGCTTCGATCTGAGGTGTTGAAACTGCGCCGTGAATCCTACGTTGAAGCGTCCCGAACGATTGGGATTTCGATGCCGGCGATCGTGACCAAAGACGTGTTGCCGAACGTCATGCCACTGATCGTCGTCAATTTCGTCACGACAGCGCGGAACGTGATCATGGCGTCCGTGGGTCTGTACTTCCTCGGACTCCTCCCGCACACTGGGCTCAACTGGGGCGTGATGATGGACAACGCGTACGGCCAAGGTGCGATCTACACGACGAGCATGTTCCATTGGTTCTACGCGCCAATGGTAACGATCGTTCTCCTCTCGCTCGGCCTGCTGTTACTCGGGCAGGGGCTTGACCGAATCTTCAACCCACGAATCCGCGCTCGTCACTCCGAAAGTACGAGCGATGAGGAATCGACCGAAGAACCAGCCGACGACGTCTCAGTTGCGGATCAGCAACAACAGGGTGGTCTCTAA
- a CDS encoding hydroxyacid dehydrogenase: MDALVTYPTVPTRDVLYPDALVERLESLGSVDWNDSDEQFTPEALSNRLNGVDVCITGWGCPTLSESVLADVDTLELELVAHVGGSIATVASPALYDRKIPVCSANQTMAPFVAEGILAYALSALRDVPAFDADLKAGGWPVADGAASAIPQTDTLFAASIGFVGLGDIGRELLALLEPFGSTVRVYDPYVSADELDEFDGVELTSLEATLETADVVSIHASKTPETIHLLDGERLATLPDGCLLVNAARGAIVDEGALVAELQSGRITAALDVFEAEPLSETSPLRDLENVVLGPHVAGSPVRHRLTETVIAEIERFTAGEPLQHRHSRERYERMTRDQLETEDATHAS, translated from the coding sequence ATGGACGCGCTTGTAACATATCCCACTGTCCCGACGCGGGACGTGTTGTATCCCGACGCCCTTGTCGAGCGCCTCGAGTCACTCGGCAGCGTCGACTGGAACGATAGCGACGAACAGTTCACACCCGAGGCGTTGTCCAACCGACTGAACGGCGTCGATGTCTGCATCACCGGTTGGGGTTGTCCCACCCTTTCTGAATCCGTCCTCGCGGACGTCGACACCCTCGAACTCGAACTGGTCGCACACGTCGGCGGCAGCATCGCCACGGTCGCCTCGCCGGCGCTATACGACCGTAAAATTCCGGTTTGTAGCGCTAATCAGACAATGGCGCCGTTTGTAGCCGAGGGAATCCTCGCGTACGCCCTGTCGGCGCTTCGCGACGTTCCGGCTTTCGACGCCGATCTGAAAGCCGGTGGCTGGCCGGTCGCGGACGGTGCGGCATCCGCAATCCCACAGACTGACACACTGTTTGCCGCATCAATTGGATTCGTCGGCCTCGGCGACATCGGTCGGGAACTGCTTGCCCTGCTCGAGCCCTTCGGTTCCACCGTCCGTGTCTATGATCCGTACGTTTCGGCCGATGAACTCGACGAATTCGACGGTGTTGAGTTGACCAGTCTCGAAGCAACCCTCGAGACGGCTGATGTCGTCTCAATCCATGCCTCGAAAACGCCCGAGACGATCCACCTACTCGACGGCGAGCGCCTTGCGACGCTCCCAGACGGCTGTTTGCTGGTCAACGCTGCTCGCGGTGCAATCGTCGATGAGGGCGCTCTCGTCGCGGAACTTCAATCTGGCCGGATTACGGCGGCGCTCGACGTGTTCGAGGCTGAACCGCTTTCGGAGACGAGTCCGCTCCGAGACCTCGAGAACGTCGTTCTCGGTCCACACGTCGCGGGTTCGCCGGTCCGCCATCGGCTGACAGAAACGGTTATCGCCGAGATTGAACGCTTCACCGCCGGCGAACCCCTGCAGCATCGCCACTCCCGCGAACGCTACGAGCGAATGACCCGCGACCAACTCGAAACTGAGGACGCAACACACGCGAGTTGA
- a CDS encoding GNAT family N-acetyltransferase, with product MEIRHLTTADVPAALELVKQAGWNQVSADWHRLLDLEPDGCFGGYVDGDLVATTTLCTYDGSEHKSAECGNGPVLTDTGWIGMVLVHEDHRRNGYGGAIVDHALEAANDRGVTLGLDATDAGRPLYRRRGFVDVCPIERWAGVPTSTPDSQYDGTGSREWIDLDSRLIDELCAFDQRSCGVDRSALLQHLLTSSDVAGVGVRDDDGIRGYAIARPGRESGQIGPLVSSRPADAPVLLARASALLEQDAVLLDVLAVDAVADTLERLGLECQRRLTRMTAPNPKQLLVDPDVIAAAGFEFG from the coding sequence ATGGAGATACGACACCTCACCACGGCAGACGTTCCCGCGGCGCTGGAACTCGTAAAGCAGGCTGGCTGGAATCAGGTCTCCGCCGACTGGCATCGACTGCTCGATCTCGAGCCTGACGGTTGTTTTGGCGGCTACGTCGACGGCGACCTCGTCGCGACCACAACGTTGTGTACGTACGACGGAAGCGAGCACAAGTCAGCAGAGTGTGGCAACGGGCCCGTCCTAACTGATACCGGTTGGATCGGCATGGTGTTAGTCCATGAGGACCACCGACGAAACGGTTATGGGGGCGCAATCGTCGATCACGCGCTCGAGGCGGCCAATGACCGCGGCGTTACCCTTGGACTCGACGCGACGGACGCTGGCCGTCCGCTGTACCGTCGTCGTGGATTCGTCGACGTGTGTCCAATCGAGCGGTGGGCCGGCGTTCCGACGTCGACCCCCGATTCGCAGTACGACGGTACTGGCTCGAGGGAGTGGATCGACCTCGATTCACGGCTGATCGACGAACTTTGTGCGTTTGATCAGCGATCGTGCGGCGTCGACCGCAGTGCCCTCCTTCAGCACTTACTCACCTCGAGCGACGTCGCGGGCGTTGGTGTTCGCGACGATGACGGTATCCGGGGCTATGCGATTGCCCGACCGGGTCGGGAATCTGGACAGATTGGGCCGCTCGTCTCTTCGCGACCTGCGGACGCTCCGGTTTTGCTCGCTCGAGCGAGCGCCCTACTCGAGCAAGACGCTGTGTTGCTGGATGTGCTCGCTGTCGACGCGGTGGCCGACACTCTCGAGCGACTGGGACTGGAGTGCCAGCGTAGACTGACGCGAATGACAGCACCCAATCCGAAACAACTGCTGGTCGATCCAGACGTGATTGCGGCTGCCGGATTCGAATTCGGCTGA
- a CDS encoding aminotransferase class V-fold PLP-dependent enzyme, protein MTDSQTIYDELGVPPVVNAASTKTRIGGSLIRPEAVEAMSRAAESFVRISDLQARASELISDVTGSEAGYVASGAAACLTLGTAACMAGDDLGAMNRLPHTGDDVPNEVIMPRAHRNGYDHAIRMAGAEIVDVGNNDNHLGTGSKNTELWEIEDAINENTAAVGYMQKSYSQPELEDVCEVAHAYDVPVIVDAAAELPPTDNLTRFIDEGADLVVFSGGKAIRGPQTTGILAGKQELIESAALQHLDMHVAEEVWEPPTDLIDLEKYAGVPRQGIGRPLKSGKEELAGLIRALELFIEEDHDARMREWSDRTELMAESLREEPGLSITVTEGEKTAVAPEVFARIDPDAAGIDAETLVGELRRENPRVFVGPDHLHESAFTANPMCLTDEEAEYVVERVRSYLD, encoded by the coding sequence ATGACCGACTCACAGACTATTTACGACGAACTCGGCGTTCCGCCGGTCGTCAACGCAGCGTCGACGAAGACCCGAATTGGCGGTAGCTTGATCCGCCCAGAAGCGGTCGAAGCAATGTCTCGAGCCGCGGAATCGTTCGTCCGGATTTCGGACCTGCAAGCACGCGCGAGCGAACTGATCTCGGACGTGACGGGCTCGGAGGCGGGCTACGTCGCAAGCGGGGCTGCTGCGTGTCTCACGCTTGGGACGGCCGCCTGTATGGCTGGTGACGACCTGGGTGCAATGAACCGTCTTCCACACACTGGCGACGATGTCCCGAACGAGGTCATCATGCCTCGTGCTCACCGCAACGGCTACGACCACGCGATCCGCATGGCCGGCGCGGAGATTGTCGACGTCGGGAACAACGACAACCACCTCGGAACCGGTTCGAAGAACACAGAGCTGTGGGAGATCGAAGACGCCATCAACGAGAACACGGCCGCTGTCGGCTACATGCAAAAGTCCTACTCCCAGCCCGAACTCGAAGACGTGTGCGAGGTCGCCCACGCATATGACGTGCCGGTCATCGTCGACGCCGCCGCCGAACTCCCGCCGACAGACAACCTGACACGGTTCATCGATGAGGGTGCGGACCTCGTCGTCTTCAGTGGTGGGAAGGCCATTCGTGGGCCCCAGACGACTGGGATCCTTGCCGGGAAGCAGGAACTCATCGAATCGGCCGCCCTCCAGCATCTCGACATGCACGTCGCAGAGGAGGTTTGGGAGCCACCGACTGACCTGATCGATCTCGAAAAGTACGCTGGCGTACCTCGCCAGGGTATCGGACGCCCGCTCAAGTCTGGCAAAGAGGAACTGGCAGGCCTCATCCGCGCACTCGAGTTGTTCATCGAGGAAGATCACGACGCGCGGATGCGGGAGTGGAGCGACCGAACCGAGCTGATGGCCGAATCGCTGCGTGAGGAACCCGGCCTGTCGATTACGGTAACTGAGGGCGAAAAGACTGCAGTCGCCCCAGAGGTGTTTGCTCGGATTGACCCAGACGCTGCCGGCATTGACGCTGAAACGCTGGTCGGTGAACTCCGTCGGGAGAACCCTCGAGTGTTTGTCGGGCCCGACCATCTCCACGAGTCCGCGTTTACGGCCAATCCGATGTGTCTTACGGACGAGGAAGCCGAGTACGTTGTCGAGCGCGTGCGATCGTATCTCGACTGA
- a CDS encoding PIG-L deacetylase family protein yields the protein MPTFDVRIPEDPLRILVLGAHIDDCEFTIGGTAYKYAQQGHDVRFVSMTNGEAGHHEIGGIELTRRRQSEGRDSAEILGVEYTFLDNHEGELRPTIDNRNEVIELIREYEPDLVLTHRPNDYHPDHRYTSDLVQDAAYMVTVPNICTNTPHLTYNPVICYLQDDFQKPTPFDPDVVVGIDDAVETKLDALHQHESQMYEWLPYNVGKLEEVPEGDDARREWLAEENLQRFSKIADRFRDQLIDRYGEERGSEIQYAEAFEHCEYGGQLTDENRDALFPIE from the coding sequence ATGCCAACCTTTGATGTCCGTATTCCGGAGGACCCTCTTCGGATCCTCGTACTCGGCGCACACATCGACGACTGCGAGTTCACGATTGGCGGTACCGCCTACAAGTACGCCCAGCAAGGCCACGACGTGCGATTCGTCTCAATGACGAACGGCGAGGCCGGCCACCACGAAATCGGTGGGATTGAACTGACCCGCCGCCGACAGTCCGAAGGGCGTGACTCGGCTGAAATCCTCGGCGTCGAGTACACGTTCCTTGACAATCATGAGGGCGAACTCCGGCCGACGATCGACAACCGCAACGAAGTAATCGAACTCATCCGCGAGTACGAACCCGACTTGGTTCTCACCCACCGACCGAACGACTACCATCCGGATCACCGCTACACCTCCGATTTGGTCCAAGACGCCGCCTACATGGTCACAGTCCCGAACATCTGTACCAACACACCACACCTGACGTATAATCCGGTCATCTGCTACCTCCAGGACGACTTTCAGAAGCCGACACCGTTCGACCCAGACGTCGTTGTCGGCATTGACGACGCAGTTGAGACCAAACTCGACGCACTCCACCAGCACGAATCCCAAATGTACGAGTGGCTGCCGTACAACGTCGGTAAACTCGAGGAGGTTCCCGAAGGTGATGACGCGCGACGAGAGTGGCTCGCCGAGGAGAACCTGCAGCGGTTTTCGAAAATCGCTGATCGGTTCCGTGACCAGTTAATCGACCGCTACGGCGAAGAGCGCGGCTCGGAGATTCAGTACGCCGAGGCATTCGAACACTGTGAGTACGGTGGACAGCTAACCGACGAAAACCGCGACGCACTGTTCCCGATCGAATGA
- a CDS encoding flavin reductase family protein, with product MKLVPPAEAIARKFPESVVFVVAPDPDGGEPNVMPAGWSMFTSNEPLMLSVSVGLENYTHDCLQQAEEFGIAFPSAAQRDDIVFCGSHSGADVDKLAGSDLELAEPAAISMPILEDAAACFECTLEGTLLTGDHRIFAGDVVAAHVSETYEEKVTNLGRAWSDGPDRFRTLSELLE from the coding sequence ATGAAACTCGTCCCGCCTGCCGAGGCGATCGCCCGGAAATTCCCCGAGTCGGTCGTGTTCGTCGTCGCGCCTGATCCCGACGGGGGCGAGCCGAACGTGATGCCGGCCGGCTGGAGCATGTTCACCTCGAATGAGCCGCTGATGCTTTCCGTCAGTGTCGGCCTCGAGAACTACACGCACGACTGTCTCCAGCAGGCCGAGGAGTTTGGTATCGCCTTCCCGAGTGCCGCCCAGCGGGACGACATCGTCTTCTGTGGTTCACACTCCGGAGCCGATGTCGACAAACTCGCTGGGTCAGATCTGGAACTCGCCGAACCCGCGGCGATTTCGATGCCTATACTGGAGGACGCTGCGGCGTGTTTCGAGTGTACCCTCGAGGGAACGTTGCTGACCGGCGACCACCGAATTTTCGCAGGCGACGTCGTCGCCGCGCACGTCTCCGAAACGTACGAGGAGAAAGTAACGAACCTCGGACGAGCATGGAGTGACGGTCCCGACCGGTTCCGGACACTCTCGGAACTGCTCGAGTAA
- a CDS encoding S-layer protein yields the protein MFDAERSRRSVVIGASAVLTASLAGCADDDDAPDDEPGDENGDDEPEEDVENGDEEELEEDEQRLYVSIEDEDGEPVSEDIEITIEAHEQPRSYTYQENIEDGQIVEEGVEGIPVEPDDYTITVESLEDEFDAVEEEVTVEESEDEEVTLTVDANGDADDGTDDDEEADDDEESEDDE from the coding sequence ATGTTCGACGCAGAGAGATCCCGGCGTAGCGTAGTTATCGGAGCGAGTGCCGTCCTGACAGCGTCGCTTGCGGGCTGTGCCGACGACGATGATGCTCCAGACGACGAACCCGGCGACGAAAACGGCGATGACGAACCCGAAGAAGACGTTGAAAACGGCGACGAAGAAGAACTTGAAGAAGACGAGCAGCGACTCTACGTCTCAATCGAAGACGAAGACGGCGAACCAGTCTCAGAGGACATCGAAATCACGATCGAGGCCCACGAACAGCCACGATCGTACACGTATCAAGAGAACATCGAAGACGGACAGATCGTCGAGGAAGGCGTCGAAGGGATCCCCGTCGAACCCGACGACTACACGATCACCGTCGAGAGTCTCGAGGACGAATTTGATGCCGTCGAAGAGGAGGTCACCGTCGAAGAGTCCGAAGACGAAGAGGTGACGCTGACAGTCGATGCAAACGGGGACGCAGACGATGGCACCGATGACGATGAGGAAGCCGACGACGACGAAGAGTCCGAAGACGACGAGTAA